In the Cheilinus undulatus linkage group 19, ASM1832078v1, whole genome shotgun sequence genome, one interval contains:
- the tmem14ca gene encoding transmembrane protein 14C isoform X2, whose protein sequence is MTVDWVGYGYAALIASGGAVGYAKARSVPSLAAGLLFGGLAGFGAYQISNDPNNIWVSLGTSGTLSAIMGKRFYGSRKFMPAGLMAAASLLMVGKLSLALLQKPQES, encoded by the exons atgactgtggaCTGGGTTGGTTATGGATACGCAGCCCTAATCGCTTCTGGAGGAGCCGTTGGTTATGCCAAAGCAC GCAGTGTTCCCTCCCTTGCTGCTGGTCTTCTCTTTGGTGGTCTCGCAGGTTTCGGTGCCTACCAAATCTCCAATGATCCCAATAATATTTGGGTGTCTCTTG GTACTTCAGGAACTCTGTCTGCAATCATGGGAAAGAGATTCTATGGATCGAGGAAGTTTATGCCAGCTGGCCTGATGGCTGCAGCAAG TCTCTTGATGGTGGGAAAGCTGAGCCTGGCCCTGCTTCAGAAACCCCAGGAGTCCTGA